Proteins encoded by one window of Kribbella italica:
- a CDS encoding ABC transporter ATP-binding protein: MNGPVLKVHNLSVSFRTEDGRISAVDKVDFEVADGEVLAVVGESGCGKSVTAMSLAGLLPRSATVDGSVQLDGVELIGADKRTLRSIRGREIAYIFQEPMTSLNPVFTVGRQIGEVLGVHNGLSRSAARKRAVELLKLVGIPSADRRVDDYPHQLSGGMRQRVMIAMAVACDPKVLIADEPTTALDVTIQAGILDVLRGLRERLGTSIVLITHDLGVVADLADRVAVMYAGRVVETAEVHDLFAHPTHPYTAGLLGASPSAGRHAGSDRLNEIPGLVPVLAEQPDACTFADRCPRALDTCTTEQPLLTAGAHQVACWNPVREPVEAR, from the coding sequence ATGAACGGCCCTGTGCTGAAAGTGCACAACCTGTCGGTCAGCTTCCGTACTGAGGACGGACGAATCTCAGCCGTCGACAAAGTCGACTTCGAGGTTGCCGACGGCGAAGTTCTCGCGGTGGTCGGTGAGTCCGGTTGCGGCAAGAGCGTCACTGCGATGAGCCTGGCCGGTCTCCTCCCCCGCTCGGCGACCGTCGACGGCTCGGTCCAGCTCGACGGCGTCGAGCTGATCGGCGCCGACAAGCGCACCCTGCGGTCGATCCGCGGCCGCGAGATCGCGTACATCTTCCAGGAGCCGATGACCTCGCTGAACCCGGTCTTCACCGTCGGCCGGCAGATCGGCGAAGTGCTCGGCGTCCACAACGGGCTGTCCCGGTCGGCCGCCCGCAAGCGCGCCGTCGAGCTGCTCAAGCTGGTCGGCATCCCGTCGGCCGACCGCCGCGTCGACGACTACCCGCACCAGCTGTCCGGCGGCATGCGGCAGCGCGTGATGATCGCGATGGCCGTCGCCTGCGACCCGAAGGTGCTGATCGCCGACGAGCCGACCACCGCGCTCGACGTCACCATCCAGGCCGGCATCCTCGACGTACTGCGTGGTCTGCGCGAGCGGCTCGGCACCAGCATCGTGCTGATCACGCACGACCTCGGTGTCGTCGCGGACCTCGCCGACCGGGTCGCCGTCATGTACGCCGGCCGCGTGGTCGAGACCGCCGAGGTTCACGACCTGTTCGCCCACCCCACTCACCCCTACACCGCCGGGCTGCTCGGAGCATCGCCGTCGGCCGGACGCCACGCGGGCAGCGACCGCCTCAACGAGATCCCCGGCCTGGTGCCGGTCCTCGCTGAGCAGCCCGACGCGTGCACGTTCGCCGACCGCTGCCCCCGAGCACTCGACACCTGCACGACGGAGCAGCCGCTCCTGACCGCAGGTGCTCACCAGGTGGCGTGCTGGAACCCGGTCCGTGAGCCGGTGGAGGCCCGATGA
- a CDS encoding DEAD/DEAH box helicase, with product MAVFRPADPPRLGTVAFWSPDAEPLPLGIGEHVDLQVVTPVADELQPHVVRAVELPVGEAVAVLGRARKSPDAHPSVGFWGAVSLVALQLVARGRLLPGVSPAGHDAWRVGPYDQPDVERVLQLAEAMPPEARCVPLPPHTGARPGPAVADARGLDADAARLNGDAGGLSGGLRLPVAEDLVRAFLDAVADGMPRSAAAAKAHGTDLFTAKAPQRAERLRSWADEVSAGLDTGVRISLRIDLIEGDELGFRATVQLHSLQDPTLVSDAADVWAGDVPGFGPRARIDATLAIRRAARVWDPLQQLLDAAVPDQMELTDGEIAGLLATGAQRLAAAGIDLHWPRSLGRALTARAAITTTPDTPPSDLPSFFGGDSTLDFSWQVALGNDPLSTEEMDRLAEATRPVVRLRDQWMLVDPEVARKARERILKPVTPIDALSAALTSTAEIDGKHVEVTPTKWLDDLRARIADPDRSDEPHEAPAALQATLRDYQLRGLQWLARMTSLGLGGCLADDMGLGKTITLISLHLHRQTSDETAGPTLVVCPASLLGNWEREVNKFAPGTPVRRFHGTSRSLDEADTGFVLTTYGTLRRDAKKLGGHRWGLLVADEAQHVKNPSSGTAKALRTVPAMARVALTGTPVENNLSELWAILDWTTPGLLGRLGTFRSRWATPIEADKDQEIADRLATLVRPFLLRRKKSDPGIAPELPPKTETDQAVSLTREQAVLYEATVRELMDEVRSSNAMARRGLIVKLLTGLKQICNHPVQYLKEPAGAKLAGRSGKLELLDELLGTILAEDGAVLIFTQYVAMARLLEQHLADRGVGTQLLHGGTPVRKREEMVERFQAGEVPVFLLSLKAAGTGLNLTRADHVVHFDRWWNPAVEDQATDRAYRIGQTRPVQVHRLIAEGTIEDRIAAMLTSKRALADAVLTAGEAALTELSDAELADLVELRGGAR from the coding sequence GTGGCGGTGTTCCGGCCGGCCGATCCACCACGTCTGGGGACCGTCGCGTTCTGGTCCCCGGACGCGGAGCCGTTGCCCCTGGGCATCGGCGAGCACGTCGACCTCCAGGTCGTCACGCCGGTCGCCGACGAGTTGCAACCACACGTAGTCCGCGCCGTCGAGCTACCCGTCGGCGAGGCAGTCGCCGTGCTGGGAAGAGCCCGCAAGAGTCCCGATGCCCATCCGTCGGTCGGTTTCTGGGGAGCGGTCTCGCTCGTCGCGCTCCAACTGGTCGCCCGCGGGCGGTTGCTTCCCGGGGTCTCCCCCGCCGGGCACGACGCCTGGCGGGTCGGCCCGTACGACCAGCCGGACGTGGAACGAGTCCTGCAACTCGCCGAGGCGATGCCACCGGAAGCCAGGTGCGTCCCGCTCCCTCCGCACACCGGAGCCCGGCCCGGACCGGCCGTCGCCGACGCGCGCGGGCTCGACGCCGACGCGGCCAGGCTGAACGGCGACGCGGGCGGGCTGAGCGGCGGCTTGCGCTTGCCGGTTGCCGAAGACCTCGTGCGGGCTTTCCTCGACGCGGTGGCTGACGGGATGCCTCGCTCGGCCGCGGCGGCGAAGGCTCACGGGACCGATCTGTTCACCGCGAAGGCCCCGCAGCGGGCGGAGCGGTTGCGGTCGTGGGCGGACGAGGTGTCGGCGGGCCTGGACACCGGCGTACGGATCTCCTTGCGGATCGACCTCATCGAGGGTGACGAGCTCGGGTTCCGCGCCACCGTGCAGCTGCACAGCCTGCAGGATCCGACGCTGGTCAGCGACGCGGCCGACGTGTGGGCGGGCGACGTCCCGGGGTTCGGTCCGCGGGCCAGGATCGACGCGACGCTGGCGATCCGCCGCGCCGCGCGGGTCTGGGATCCCCTGCAGCAGTTGCTCGACGCCGCCGTACCGGACCAGATGGAGCTGACCGACGGCGAGATCGCCGGGCTGCTCGCGACCGGCGCTCAGCGGCTCGCGGCCGCCGGCATCGACCTGCACTGGCCGCGCAGCCTCGGCCGTGCCCTCACCGCGCGGGCCGCGATCACGACGACACCTGACACTCCCCCGTCCGACCTGCCCAGCTTCTTCGGCGGCGACAGCACCCTCGACTTCAGCTGGCAGGTTGCTCTCGGCAACGACCCGCTCAGCACCGAGGAGATGGACCGGCTGGCCGAGGCGACCCGCCCGGTGGTCCGGCTGAGGGACCAGTGGATGCTGGTCGATCCCGAGGTGGCCCGCAAGGCCCGCGAGCGGATCCTCAAGCCGGTCACGCCGATCGACGCGCTCAGCGCCGCACTCACCAGCACCGCCGAGATCGACGGCAAGCACGTCGAGGTCACCCCGACCAAGTGGCTGGACGACCTGCGCGCCCGGATCGCCGACCCCGACCGCTCCGACGAACCGCACGAAGCTCCCGCGGCGCTCCAGGCGACCCTGCGCGACTACCAACTGCGCGGCCTGCAATGGCTGGCCCGGATGACGTCGCTCGGTCTCGGCGGCTGCCTCGCCGACGACATGGGTCTGGGCAAGACGATCACGCTGATCTCGCTGCACCTGCACCGCCAGACCTCCGACGAGACCGCCGGTCCGACACTCGTCGTCTGCCCGGCCTCCCTGCTGGGGAACTGGGAGCGCGAGGTCAACAAGTTCGCTCCCGGTACGCCGGTCCGCCGCTTCCACGGCACCAGCCGGTCGCTCGACGAGGCCGACACCGGGTTCGTACTCACGACGTACGGGACGCTGCGCCGGGACGCGAAGAAGCTCGGCGGGCACCGCTGGGGACTGCTCGTCGCCGACGAGGCGCAGCACGTGAAGAACCCCTCCTCCGGGACGGCGAAGGCGCTGCGGACGGTCCCCGCGATGGCCCGCGTCGCCCTCACCGGTACGCCGGTCGAGAACAATCTGTCCGAGCTCTGGGCGATCCTCGACTGGACGACGCCGGGCCTGCTCGGCCGGCTCGGCACGTTCCGCAGCCGCTGGGCGACGCCGATCGAGGCGGACAAGGACCAGGAGATCGCGGACCGCCTGGCGACGCTGGTCCGGCCGTTCCTGCTGCGGCGGAAGAAGTCCGACCCCGGGATCGCGCCCGAGCTGCCGCCGAAGACCGAGACCGACCAGGCCGTGTCGCTGACCCGCGAGCAGGCCGTGTTGTACGAGGCAACGGTCCGCGAGCTGATGGACGAGGTCCGGTCCAGCAACGCGATGGCCCGCCGCGGGCTGATCGTGAAGCTGCTGACCGGGCTCAAGCAGATCTGCAACCACCCGGTGCAGTACCTCAAGGAGCCCGCCGGCGCGAAGCTCGCCGGGCGCTCCGGCAAGCTCGAACTGCTGGACGAGCTGCTCGGCACGATCCTCGCCGAGGACGGCGCGGTGCTGATCTTCACGCAGTACGTCGCGATGGCGCGGCTGCTGGAGCAGCACCTTGCGGACCGTGGTGTCGGCACCCAGTTGCTGCACGGCGGTACGCCGGTGCGGAAGCGCGAGGAGATGGTCGAGCGCTTCCAGGCCGGCGAGGTGCCGGTCTTCCTGCTGTCGCTCAAGGCCGCGGGCACAGGGCTGAACCTGACGCGCGCGGATCACGTCGTGCACTTCGACCGGTGGTGGAACCCGGCGGTCGAGGACCAGGCGACGGACCGGGCGTACCGGATCGGCCAGACCCGGCCGGTGCAAGTGCACCGGTTGATTGCCGAGGGCACCATCGAGGACCGGATCGCGGCGATGCTGACCAGCAAGCGGGCGCTGGCGGACGCCGTACTGACCGCGGGTGAGGCGGCGTTGACCGAGCTGTCCGATGCCGAGCTGGCCGATCTGGTGGAGCTGCGAGGTGGTGCCCGATGA
- a CDS encoding GNAT family N-acetyltransferase: MSITWTTRAETGADLAAIDAVNFHAFGRRYEPDIVIRLRASTAWLPALSYVATRDDEVVAHALLSRCHIDESPALVLGPVAVLPAYQRTGAGSATIRAALDAARDAGEHAVVLLGHPEYYPRFGFRPATEFGIHGEHDGPAQMALGLDPGRPLPRGTIHYPSGWDA; encoded by the coding sequence TTGTCCATCACCTGGACCACCCGCGCCGAAACCGGCGCTGACCTCGCGGCGATCGACGCCGTCAACTTCCACGCGTTCGGGCGTCGCTACGAGCCTGACATCGTCATCCGGCTGCGCGCTTCCACGGCGTGGCTCCCCGCGCTCTCGTACGTCGCGACGCGGGACGACGAGGTCGTTGCCCACGCCTTGCTGAGTCGTTGCCACATCGACGAATCCCCGGCGCTCGTGCTCGGCCCGGTCGCCGTGCTCCCGGCGTACCAGCGCACCGGTGCGGGCAGCGCGACGATTCGTGCCGCTCTGGACGCTGCCCGGGACGCAGGTGAGCACGCGGTCGTTCTCCTGGGGCATCCCGAGTACTACCCGCGCTTCGGTTTCCGTCCGGCGACCGAGTTCGGCATTCACGGCGAGCACGACGGCCCCGCCCAAATGGCCCTCGGGCTTGATCCCGGCCGGCCACTCCCCCGTGGGACGATCCACTACCCGTCCGGCTGGGACGCCTGA
- a CDS encoding ABC transporter substrate-binding protein translates to MFRRTPSPLNRSSWRRTAPPAALLALVLAATACSPVESNDEQTGGDQTSSTQDVFGDAADAAQVKPGGTLTVALSADPDKLDPTLSRSLYSRYVFHTMCEKLYDLGPDAKIVPQLATALPTVAADGLSLTIPLREGVKFADGGTLDSAAVKGSIERGLTLAGSGRKSELGPISGVETPDPKTVVIKLSKPFAPLTAALADRAGMVLSPAAVSKLGANFSTAPTCVGPFKFSSRVAQNSIKVVKDPLYYDAAKVHLDAIEYRIITDSSIRSANLRSGDAQIADSLSTQDAPELQKDDSMSVLQSQSLGYQGLTINVGNAEGIGNPVKQLDTPIAKDPRVRQALEASIDRESLVKTIFNGLNTVACSPISPKSEFTSEAAQACPAHDPAKAKELLGQAGVTTPYKVEMITSNNPDSLRLAQALQAMVKEGGFELVIKPVEYASLLDQQDRGDFELLQLGWSGRVDPDANIFNFVGTGGSQNVAGYNSPDVDKLLTDARQAKDQAERIKLYGDVVTKLQQDDPLIYMYRQRNLTGVSKKVLGVQTYPDGVIRTAFAGFAK, encoded by the coding sequence ATGTTCCGTCGAACTCCGTCGCCACTGAACCGTTCCAGCTGGCGGAGAACCGCTCCCCCGGCCGCGCTGCTCGCGCTGGTCCTCGCGGCCACCGCCTGCTCACCGGTCGAGTCGAACGACGAGCAGACCGGCGGTGACCAGACCAGCTCGACCCAGGACGTCTTCGGCGACGCCGCGGACGCCGCCCAGGTCAAGCCCGGCGGAACGCTCACGGTCGCGCTCTCCGCCGATCCCGACAAGCTCGACCCGACGCTGTCGCGCAGCCTGTACTCGCGCTACGTCTTCCACACCATGTGCGAGAAGCTGTACGACCTCGGCCCGGATGCCAAGATCGTGCCGCAGCTGGCGACCGCGCTGCCGACCGTCGCGGCCGACGGGCTGAGCCTGACCATCCCGCTGCGCGAGGGCGTGAAGTTCGCCGACGGCGGAACGCTGGACTCAGCGGCCGTGAAGGGCTCGATCGAGCGCGGTCTGACGCTGGCCGGTTCCGGCCGCAAGAGCGAGCTCGGCCCGATCAGCGGCGTCGAGACGCCGGACCCGAAGACCGTCGTGATCAAGCTGTCGAAGCCTTTCGCGCCGCTGACCGCCGCGCTGGCCGACCGGGCCGGGATGGTGCTGAGCCCGGCCGCGGTCTCCAAGCTGGGCGCGAACTTCTCCACCGCGCCGACCTGCGTCGGCCCGTTCAAGTTCTCCAGCCGGGTCGCGCAGAACTCGATCAAGGTGGTCAAGGACCCGCTGTACTACGACGCGGCCAAGGTGCACCTGGACGCGATCGAGTACCGGATCATCACCGACTCCAGCATCCGCTCGGCGAACCTGCGCTCCGGTGACGCCCAGATCGCCGACTCACTGTCCACGCAGGACGCGCCCGAGCTGCAGAAGGACGACAGCATGTCGGTCCTGCAGTCGCAGTCGCTGGGCTACCAGGGCCTGACCATCAACGTCGGCAACGCCGAGGGCATCGGCAACCCGGTCAAGCAGCTTGACACGCCGATCGCCAAGGACCCACGGGTCCGGCAGGCGCTGGAGGCGTCGATCGACCGCGAGTCGCTGGTGAAGACGATCTTCAACGGGCTGAACACCGTCGCCTGCTCGCCGATCTCGCCGAAGAGCGAGTTCACCAGCGAGGCGGCGCAGGCCTGCCCGGCGCACGACCCGGCCAAGGCGAAGGAGCTGCTCGGCCAGGCCGGCGTCACCACGCCGTACAAGGTGGAGATGATCACCTCGAACAACCCGGACTCGTTGCGGCTGGCCCAGGCGCTGCAGGCGATGGTCAAGGAGGGTGGTTTCGAGCTGGTGATCAAGCCGGTCGAGTACGCGTCGCTGCTGGACCAGCAGGACCGTGGAGACTTCGAGCTGCTGCAGCTCGGCTGGTCGGGCCGGGTCGACCCGGACGCCAACATCTTCAACTTCGTCGGCACCGGCGGCAGCCAGAACGTTGCCGGCTACAACAGTCCGGACGTGGACAAGCTGCTCACCGACGCCCGGCAGGCCAAGGACCAGGCCGAGCGGATCAAGCTGTACGGCGACGTCGTGACCAAGCTCCAGCAGGACGACCCGCTGATCTACATGTACCGCCAGCGCAACCTGACCGGCGTCAGCAAGAAGGTGCTCGGCGTCCAGACCTACCCGGACGGGGTGATCCGGACCGCCTTCGCCGGCTTCGCGAAGTAG
- a CDS encoding ABC transporter permease: protein MAVADVTVTAGTPLSSRRRKVVKRMLRNPLAIAGLVVLVIAVVVAVFAPWLAPHEPTDTHLDEVFGPPGTPGYLLGTDDLGRDVLARIMFGLRASLHVGLLAVATSLVIGVPLGLMAGYFRTVDALISRFTDLVLAFPFLILAVGLAAIRGASLGNAAIAIGIAQIPGVIRIVRSETLRLKSLDFVAAAIVEGAGDLWVLGRHILPNAASVVIVQATVAIPAAILGEAVLSFLGLGIQPPAPSLGTMLSDAQQFATRAPWAAVMPGLAIMLLVLAFNIVGDSLRDALDPKASRR, encoded by the coding sequence ATGGCCGTCGCCGATGTGACAGTGACGGCCGGTACGCCGTTGTCGTCGCGCCGCCGCAAAGTGGTCAAGCGGATGCTGCGCAACCCGCTGGCGATCGCCGGTCTGGTCGTCCTGGTCATCGCGGTCGTCGTCGCGGTGTTCGCCCCATGGCTCGCGCCGCACGAACCAACCGACACCCACCTCGACGAGGTCTTCGGCCCACCCGGTACGCCGGGCTACCTGCTCGGCACCGACGACCTCGGCCGTGACGTGCTGGCCAGGATCATGTTCGGGCTGCGGGCGTCGCTGCACGTCGGGCTGCTGGCGGTCGCGACGTCGCTGGTGATCGGCGTACCACTCGGGTTGATGGCCGGGTACTTCCGGACCGTCGACGCGCTGATCTCGCGGTTCACCGATCTCGTGCTGGCCTTCCCGTTCCTGATCCTGGCGGTCGGCCTGGCCGCGATCCGCGGTGCGAGTCTCGGCAACGCGGCGATCGCGATCGGGATCGCGCAGATCCCCGGCGTGATCCGGATCGTCCGGTCGGAGACGCTGCGGCTGAAGTCGCTCGACTTCGTCGCGGCCGCGATCGTCGAGGGTGCGGGCGATCTGTGGGTGCTCGGGCGGCACATCCTGCCGAACGCCGCGTCGGTGGTGATCGTGCAGGCCACCGTCGCGATCCCGGCCGCGATCCTCGGCGAGGCGGTGCTGTCGTTCCTCGGGCTCGGCATCCAGCCGCCCGCGCCGAGCCTCGGCACGATGCTGTCTGACGCGCAGCAGTTCGCGACCCGGGCGCCGTGGGCGGCGGTGATGCCGGGGCTGGCGATCATGTTGCTGGTGCTCGCGTTCAACATCGTCGGCGACAGCCTGCGCGACGCCCTCGACCCGAAAGCGAGCCGCCGATGA
- a CDS encoding ABC transporter permease yields MRRYLLGRLWQSAVTLLLATIVVFLGVRALPGDPALALAGEDRDPESLRAIREQYGLDDSLLVQFWQFVSHAVRGDLGTSIRTGESVTGMLKSALPVTLELSFLAILIAGVIGIGAGVVAAVQRGRPAEWAANALALLGLSVPNFWLGLMAILYLSVAMGLFPASGFVPFFSDPVANLHHLVLPAFILGTGLAAVIMRQTRSSMLDALSADYIRTAEAKGLKPSAVIGRHALRNSLIVVVTIVGLQLGALISGAVVTERIFALPGFGKLTVDSVFQRDYPVIQAVVLVTATAYIVINLLVDLLYSVIDPRIRVRGEA; encoded by the coding sequence ATGCGTCGCTACCTGCTCGGCCGGCTCTGGCAGTCGGCGGTGACGTTGCTGCTGGCAACAATTGTGGTGTTCCTCGGGGTCCGGGCGCTGCCCGGCGACCCGGCGCTGGCGCTGGCCGGGGAGGACCGCGATCCGGAGTCGCTGCGCGCGATCCGCGAGCAGTACGGCCTCGACGACTCGCTGCTGGTGCAGTTCTGGCAGTTCGTCAGTCACGCCGTACGAGGTGATCTCGGGACGTCGATCAGGACGGGCGAGAGCGTGACCGGGATGCTGAAGAGCGCTCTCCCGGTGACGCTCGAGCTGTCGTTCCTGGCGATCCTGATCGCCGGCGTGATCGGCATCGGCGCGGGCGTGGTCGCCGCCGTACAGCGCGGCCGCCCGGCCGAGTGGGCCGCGAACGCGCTCGCCCTGCTCGGTCTGTCGGTGCCGAACTTCTGGCTCGGCCTGATGGCGATCCTCTACCTGTCGGTGGCGATGGGACTGTTCCCGGCGTCGGGCTTCGTGCCCTTCTTCAGCGACCCGGTCGCCAACCTGCATCACCTGGTGCTGCCCGCCTTCATTCTCGGCACCGGGCTGGCGGCCGTGATCATGCGGCAGACGCGGTCGTCGATGCTCGACGCTCTCTCGGCCGACTACATCCGGACCGCCGAGGCCAAGGGCCTGAAGCCCAGCGCGGTGATCGGCCGGCACGCGCTGCGCAACAGCCTGATCGTGGTCGTCACGATCGTCGGGCTGCAGCTCGGCGCGCTGATCTCCGGCGCGGTCGTGACCGAGCGGATCTTCGCGCTGCCCGGTTTCGGCAAGCTGACCGTCGACTCGGTCTTCCAGCGCGACTACCCGGTGATCCAGGCCGTCGTGCTGGTCACCGCCACGGCGTACATCGTGATCAACCTGCTGGTCGACCTGCTCTACTCGGTGATCGATCCGCGGATCCGTGTGAGGGGTGAAGCGTGA
- a CDS encoding ABC transporter ATP-binding protein has product MEMTAWNSLYHAMNAQEEKRPFSKATLKRILVFARPHRRLLIAFLVLSTAAAVLAVATPVLAGEVVEAIVDGKTVSTVMWLAGLIALIAVAEAGISLFTRWLSARIGEGLILDLRTAVFDHIQKMPIAFFTRTRTGALVSRLNNDVIGAQRAFSDTLSGVVSNLVMLVLTLVVMLSRSWQITVLALILLPVFVIPARRRGAKLASLEREAANYNATMSTQMTERFSAPGATLVKLFGRPVRESKEFADRASRVRDIGVRTAMVQWVFVTALTLVSALALAVVYGLGGFYALRDQLDAGTVVAMALLLTRLYAPLTALASARLEVMTALVSFERVFEVLDLKPLIQDKPDAGRVPEGPVAVEFDDVRFAYPSADKVSLASLEEVAKLDTRGGDEVLHGITFRAEPGQMVALVGTSGAGKSTIAQLIPRLYDVDSGAVRLAGVDVRDVTAESLRETLGMVTQDGHLFHDSIRENLLLARPEASEEDLWDALTRARLKDLIHSMPDQLDTVVGERGYRLSGGERQRLTIARLLLAQPRVVILDEATAALDSTSEAAVQAALAEALTGRTAVVIAHRLSTIRAADLILVIEAGVVVERGTHLELLAQGGRYEELYRTQFDQPPAEDEVVVVGAS; this is encoded by the coding sequence ATGGAAATGACCGCGTGGAACTCGCTGTACCACGCGATGAACGCGCAGGAAGAGAAACGTCCCTTCTCCAAGGCGACGCTGAAGCGGATCCTCGTCTTCGCGCGGCCCCACCGGCGGTTGCTGATCGCCTTCCTCGTCCTCAGCACGGCGGCTGCCGTGCTGGCGGTCGCCACGCCGGTGCTGGCCGGCGAGGTGGTCGAGGCCATCGTCGACGGCAAGACGGTCAGCACCGTGATGTGGCTGGCGGGACTGATCGCGCTGATCGCCGTCGCCGAGGCCGGAATCAGCCTGTTCACCCGCTGGCTGTCGGCGCGGATCGGTGAGGGCCTGATCCTGGACCTGCGCACGGCGGTCTTCGACCACATCCAGAAGATGCCCATCGCGTTCTTCACCCGGACCCGGACCGGTGCGCTGGTCTCCCGGCTGAACAACGACGTGATCGGCGCGCAGCGCGCGTTCAGCGACACCCTGTCCGGCGTCGTGAGCAACCTGGTGATGCTCGTCCTCACGCTCGTGGTGATGCTCAGCCGGTCGTGGCAGATCACCGTGCTGGCGCTGATCCTGCTGCCGGTCTTCGTGATCCCGGCCCGGCGGAGGGGCGCCAAGCTCGCCTCGCTGGAGCGCGAGGCGGCCAACTACAACGCCACCATGAGCACCCAGATGACCGAGCGGTTCTCGGCGCCCGGCGCGACCCTGGTGAAGCTGTTCGGCCGGCCGGTGCGGGAGTCCAAGGAGTTCGCCGACCGGGCCAGCCGGGTGCGGGACATCGGCGTCCGGACCGCGATGGTCCAGTGGGTCTTCGTGACCGCGCTGACCCTGGTCTCCGCGCTCGCGCTGGCCGTGGTCTACGGGCTCGGCGGCTTCTACGCGCTGCGTGACCAGCTCGACGCGGGCACGGTGGTGGCGATGGCGCTGCTGCTGACCCGGTTGTACGCGCCGCTGACCGCGCTCGCGAGTGCCCGGCTCGAGGTGATGACCGCGCTGGTCAGCTTCGAGCGGGTCTTCGAGGTGCTCGACCTGAAGCCGCTGATCCAGGACAAGCCCGACGCCGGGCGCGTGCCGGAGGGTCCGGTCGCGGTCGAGTTCGACGACGTACGGTTCGCCTACCCGTCGGCCGACAAGGTGTCGCTGGCCTCGCTCGAGGAGGTCGCCAAGCTCGACACCCGCGGCGGCGACGAGGTGCTGCACGGGATCACCTTCCGGGCCGAGCCGGGGCAGATGGTCGCCCTGGTCGGTACGTCGGGAGCCGGCAAGTCGACGATCGCGCAGCTGATCCCCCGCCTGTACGACGTGGACTCCGGCGCGGTCCGGCTGGCGGGCGTCGACGTACGGGACGTGACGGCCGAGTCGTTGCGCGAGACGCTCGGGATGGTGACCCAGGACGGGCACCTGTTCCACGACTCGATCCGGGAGAACCTGCTGCTCGCGCGGCCCGAGGCGTCCGAGGAAGACCTGTGGGACGCGTTGACGCGGGCGCGACTCAAGGACCTGATCCACTCGATGCCGGACCAGCTGGACACCGTGGTCGGCGAGCGCGGATATCGGCTGTCGGGTGGTGAGCGGCAGCGGCTGACGATCGCCCGGTTACTGCTCGCGCAGCCGCGGGTCGTCATCCTCGACGAGGCGACCGCCGCGCTGGACTCGACGTCGGAGGCCGCTGTCCAGGCGGCGCTGGCCGAGGCGCTGACCGGGCGGACCGCCGTGGTGATCGCGCACCGGTTGTCGACGATCCGGGCGGCCGATCTGATCCTGGTGATCGAGGCCGGGGTCGTGGTCGAGCGCGGGACCCACCTGGAACTGCTGGCCCAGGGTGGTCGTTACGAAGAGCTGTACCGGACGCAGTTCGACCAGCCGCCGGCCGAGGACGAGGTGGTGGTGGTCGGGGCGTCGTAG
- a CDS encoding SWIM zinc finger family protein: protein MSAAKGFAPFPAQRGRSTRGRSWWARAWVQAMEDTSLDNGQLKKGRRFANSGQVGTITVSPGRIAALVEAPEDRYESAVMVEQLSEDEWSRFLDQVGSRAGHIAALLDGDMPHDLVSAAEDAGVQLLPGIGDLDPSCTCDAWELPCQHAAGLSYQVAWLLDDDPFVLLLLRGRSREDLLDELQGRATTGATPAQPGAAPAQPVVAEVPGVEATTVFGVEVGPLPPAPDLPAKVLIEDLPITATTPLDSVLLPLLVLDAARRARGLLNALLAGASEPWVLDEWQDSVRLVAEYPELRERLADTERLAVGVQAWEYGGAPGLDVLTGTWAPEGGELVRARTELQAAADDPVDLEISGNWLSAQTVQLRLDRAGRWHPYQLVGDDWQPAGPADRDPAAAFAVNQATEGAHQQ from the coding sequence ATGAGCGCGGCGAAGGGGTTCGCGCCGTTCCCGGCGCAGCGCGGGCGCAGTACGCGCGGGCGTTCGTGGTGGGCGCGGGCGTGGGTGCAGGCGATGGAGGACACGTCGCTCGACAACGGCCAGCTGAAGAAGGGCCGCCGCTTCGCGAACTCGGGGCAGGTGGGGACGATCACCGTCAGCCCCGGGCGGATCGCGGCACTCGTCGAGGCGCCCGAGGACCGGTACGAGTCGGCGGTGATGGTCGAGCAGCTGTCCGAGGACGAGTGGAGCCGGTTCCTCGATCAGGTGGGGTCGCGGGCCGGTCATATCGCGGCGTTGCTGGACGGGGACATGCCGCACGATCTGGTGAGCGCGGCCGAGGACGCGGGCGTGCAGTTGCTGCCGGGGATCGGGGATCTCGACCCGTCGTGCACGTGCGACGCGTGGGAGTTGCCGTGCCAGCATGCGGCCGGGCTGTCGTACCAGGTGGCTTGGTTGCTGGACGACGATCCGTTCGTGCTGCTGCTCCTGCGGGGTCGCTCGCGTGAGGATCTCCTCGACGAGCTGCAAGGCCGAGCAACCACAGGCGCTACTCCGGCCCAGCCCGGTGCCGCCCCGGCCCAGCCAGTAGTTGCCGAAGTGCCCGGTGTGGAGGCCACTACGGTTTTCGGTGTCGAGGTAGGTCCGCTGCCGCCCGCTCCAGACCTGCCCGCCAAGGTGTTGATCGAGGACCTGCCGATCACCGCCACAACTCCTCTGGATTCGGTGCTGCTGCCGTTGCTCGTCCTCGACGCCGCCCGGCGGGCTCGCGGGTTGCTGAACGCCTTGCTGGCAGGAGCTTCCGAGCCCTGGGTGCTGGACGAGTGGCAGGACTCGGTGCGTTTGGTCGCCGAGTATCCGGAGCTGCGCGAACGCCTGGCGGACACCGAGCGGCTTGCGGTCGGCGTACAGGCTTGGGAGTACGGCGGGGCGCCTGGGCTCGACGTGCTCACCGGCACCTGGGCGCCTGAGGGCGGCGAGCTCGTGCGAGCGCGGACCGAGTTGCAGGCGGCAGCGGACGATCCTGTCGACCTGGAGATCTCGGGCAACTGGCTGAGCGCCCAGACGGTTCAACTGCGCCTCGACCGCGCGGGCCGCTGGCACCCGTACCAACTGGTCGGCGACGACTGGCAGCCGGCCGGACCGGCCGACCGGGACCCGGCGGCGGCGTTCGCGGTAAATCAGGCGACGGAAGGGGCGCACCAGCAGTAA